In Carya illinoinensis cultivar Pawnee chromosome 10, C.illinoinensisPawnee_v1, whole genome shotgun sequence, one DNA window encodes the following:
- the LOC122279948 gene encoding protein CHROMOSOME TRANSMISSION FIDELITY 7-like isoform X1, with protein MRRLTRHFIRIIPMGSHSRYIAKRLNPMCLFGVGVLWEYSEYDGPVPNVVKTPRYMGWCNERLVPMPYTEGGRIILVLDGDPCVYKNKVEEVVKMMEIELGSGCTFHKSCKVYLFISSRRIAGCLIAEPIKQAFKLPSRSEDWGFDGTSIKRIESHKSATLQFGAISLKREVNKKAHSLACSEVLDGNLNGAIIYEREAVPAVCGIRAIWVTPSNRRKHIASQLVDAVRKSFCMGFVLERSQPTSAGKTLAVGYFGTRSFLVYKTNNLES; from the exons ATGAGAAGGCTCACAAGGCATTTCATAAGGATTATACCCATGGGATCCCATTCAAGGTATATCGCTAAACGCCTGAATCCTATGTGTTTATTTGGCGTTGGAGTACTATGGGAATACAGTGAATATGATGGTCCTGTACCAAACGTCGTAAAGACACCACGGTATATG GGTTGGTGTAATGAAAGGCTCGTTCCTATGCCGTATACTGAAGGGGGTCGAATCATTTTGGTGTTAGATGGTGATCCTTGTGTTTATAAGAATAAG GTTGAGGAAGTGGTAAAGATGATGGAAATTGAGCTTGGAAGTGGATGTACATTCCATAAGAGCTGTAAG GTATATCTATTTATTTCCTCCCGAAGGATTGCCGGATGTCTAATTGCAGAACCGATAAAACAAGCATTCAAACTTCCATCACGCTCAGAGGATTGGGGATTTGATGGTACCTCTATTAAGAGAATAGAAAGCCATAAATCTGCTACTCTCCAATTTGGGGCTATTAGTTTGAAAAGGGAAGTCAATAAAAAAGCCCATTCCCTTGCTTGTTCTGAGGTGTTGGATGGGAATCTCAATGGAGCAATTATTTACGAAAGGGAAGCTGTCCCTGCTGTTTGTGGAATCAGAGCCATTTGGGTCACTCCGTCTAACAGAAGAAAACACATAGCGAGCCAATTAGTGGATGCTGTGAG GAAAAGTTTCTGCATGGGATTTGTCCTTGAACGCTCTCAGCCAACCTCAGCTGGAAAGACGTTGGCAGTTGGGTATTTTGGCACTCGATCTTTCTTGGTTTATAAAACCAACAATCTGGAGTCGTAG
- the LOC122279948 gene encoding protein CHROMOSOME TRANSMISSION FIDELITY 7-like isoform X2: protein MRRLTRHFIRIIPMGSHSRYIAKRLNPMCLFGVGVLWEYSEYDGPVPNVVKTPRYMGWCNERLVPMPYTEGGRIILVLDGDPCVYKNKVYLFISSRRIAGCLIAEPIKQAFKLPSRSEDWGFDGTSIKRIESHKSATLQFGAISLKREVNKKAHSLACSEVLDGNLNGAIIYEREAVPAVCGIRAIWVTPSNRRKHIASQLVDAVRKSFCMGFVLERSQPTSAGKTLAVGYFGTRSFLVYKTNNLES from the exons ATGAGAAGGCTCACAAGGCATTTCATAAGGATTATACCCATGGGATCCCATTCAAGGTATATCGCTAAACGCCTGAATCCTATGTGTTTATTTGGCGTTGGAGTACTATGGGAATACAGTGAATATGATGGTCCTGTACCAAACGTCGTAAAGACACCACGGTATATG GGTTGGTGTAATGAAAGGCTCGTTCCTATGCCGTATACTGAAGGGGGTCGAATCATTTTGGTGTTAGATGGTGATCCTTGTGTTTATAAGAATAAG GTATATCTATTTATTTCCTCCCGAAGGATTGCCGGATGTCTAATTGCAGAACCGATAAAACAAGCATTCAAACTTCCATCACGCTCAGAGGATTGGGGATTTGATGGTACCTCTATTAAGAGAATAGAAAGCCATAAATCTGCTACTCTCCAATTTGGGGCTATTAGTTTGAAAAGGGAAGTCAATAAAAAAGCCCATTCCCTTGCTTGTTCTGAGGTGTTGGATGGGAATCTCAATGGAGCAATTATTTACGAAAGGGAAGCTGTCCCTGCTGTTTGTGGAATCAGAGCCATTTGGGTCACTCCGTCTAACAGAAGAAAACACATAGCGAGCCAATTAGTGGATGCTGTGAG GAAAAGTTTCTGCATGGGATTTGTCCTTGAACGCTCTCAGCCAACCTCAGCTGGAAAGACGTTGGCAGTTGGGTATTTTGGCACTCGATCTTTCTTGGTTTATAAAACCAACAATCTGGAGTCGTAG
- the LOC122279947 gene encoding exocyst complex component EXO70A1, with the protein MGVQQAMEALSERASSIRESLQKSETITDNMVSILGSFDHRLSALETAMRPTQIRTHSIRRAHENIDKTLKAAEVILGKFDLTRKAEAKILRGPHEDLESYLEAINQLRSVVRFFSSNKSFKSSGGILNQTNTLLAKAISKLEDEFRQLLTNYSKPVEPDRLFDCLPNSLRPSSEPGHQGDASSKSHAEHQKCLATAVYKTPTLIPPRVLPLLHELAQQMVQAGNQQQLFRTYRDTRAPVLEQSLRKLGVERLTKDDVQKMQWEALEAKIGNWIHYMRIAVKLLFTGEKKVCDQIFDGMDSLRDQCFADVTANSVSVLLSFGEAIAKSKRSPEKLFVLLDMYEIMRELQPEIGTLFGSNHCIETRESALSLTKRLAQTAQETFGDFEEAVEKDATKTAVLDGTVHPLTSYVINYVKFLFDYQSTLKQLFQEFNDADSEAQLASLTSRIMLALQNNLDGKSKQYKDPALTQLFLMNNIHYIVRSVRRSEAKDLLGDDWVQIQRRIVQQHANQYKRVSWAKILQCLTVQGSSPSGGGGPVGGDVGGGGLSRAVVKDRFKTFNTQFEELHQRQSQWTVPDSELRESLRLAVAEVLLPAFRSFLRRYGPMIENGKNPQKYIRFTPEDLERMLGEFFESKTWNEQKR; encoded by the exons ATGGGGGTTCAACAGGCAATGGAGGCCCTGAGCGAAAGAGCATCGTCCATAAGAGAGTCGCTGCAGAAGAGCGAGACCATCACGGACAACATGGTCTCCATTCTCGGCTCCTTCGATCACCGCCTCTCCGCCCTCGAAACCGCAATGCGTCCTACTCAA ATACGAACGCATTCGATACGAAGGGCTCATGAAAATATCGATAAGACATTGAAGGCTGCAGAGGTTATATTGGGGAAATTCGACCTCACGCGCAAG GCAGAGGCTAAGATACTCAGAGGACCACATGAGGACCTTGAAAGCTACCTAGAAGCAATTAATCAGCTGAGAAGCGTTGTTCGGTTTTTCAGCAgcaataaaagttttaaaagtaGTGGTGGCATCCTTAACCAAACAAATACCTTGCTTGCAAAAGCCATCTCAAAACTTGAAGATGAGTTCAGACAGCTGTTAACAAATTACag CAAGCCTGTGGAACCTGATCGTCTTTTCGATTGTCTTCCAAACTCTCTGCGGCCATCATCAGAACCTGGACACCAAGGTGATGCCAGTAGCAAGTCTCACGCCGAGCACCAAAAATGCTTAGCAACTGCTGTTTACAAAACTCCAACTCTTATTCCGCCGAGGGTTTTGCCACTTCTGCATGAACTAGCCCAACAAATGGTTCAAGCTGGGAATCAACAACAGTTATTTAGAACTTACAG GGATACTCGTGCTCCTGTTTTAGAACAGAGTCTCAGGAAACTAGGAGTGGAGAGACTTACGAAAGACGATGTGCAGAAAATGCAGTGGGAGGCTTTGGAGGCAAAGATTGGGAACTGGATCCATTACATGCGGATTGCT GTCAAATTGCTCTTCACTGGGGAAAAGAAAGTCTGCGATCAAATATTCGATGGCATGGATTCTCTCAGGGATCAGTGTTTTGCTGATGTCACTGCAAATAGTGTGTCTGTGCTTCTCAGTTTTGGGGAGGCTATTGCCAAAAGCAAGAGATCGCCTGAAAAGTTGTTTGTTCTTTTGGACATGTATGAGATAATGAGAGAACTCCAGCCAGAG ATTGGAACACTTTTCGGAAGTAATCATTGCATTGAAACGCGGGAATCTGCACTGAGTTTGACAAAGCGGCTAGCTCAGACTGCCCAGGAGACCTTCGGTGATTTTGAAGAAGCGGTGGAAAAAGACGCAACAAAAACTGCTGTACTTGATGGAACTGTCCACCCTTTGACCAGCTATGTGATAAATTACGTGAAATTTCTGTTTGA CTACCAATCCACATTGAAGCAGCTTTTTCAGGAGTTCAATGATGCTGATTCTGAAGCTCAGTTGGCTTCTCTAACTTCAAGGATTATGCTGGCTCTCCAGAATAACCTGGATGGGAAATCCAAGCAGTACAAAGATCCTGCATTGACACAATTGtttcttatgaacaacattCACTACATAGTGAGATCGGTTCGGAG GTCAGAGGCAAAGGACTTGTTGGGGGATGACTGGGTGCAGATACAGCGGAGGATTGTTCAGCAGCATGCAAATCAGTATAAGAGGGTTTCTTGGGCAAAG ATTCTTCAATGTCTCACCGTTCAGGGATCTAGTCCATCAGGTGGGGGTGGCCCAGTTGGAGGTGATGTTGGTGGCGGTGGCCTTTCCAGAGCAGTGGTGAAGGACAGGTTCAAGACCTTCAATACCCAATTTGAAGAGCTACATCAAAGGCAATCTCAGTGGACAGTTCCCGATAGTGAGTTGCGAGAGTCTCTGAGGCTGGCTGTTGCTGAAGTTCTCTTGCCTGCTTTTAGATCTTTCCTTAGACGTTACGG GCCTATGATAGAGAATGGAAAGAACCCTCAGAAGTACATAAGGTTCACTCCGGAAGATCTTGAACGCATGCTGGGTGAATTTTTTGAGAGTAAGACCTGGAATGAACAAAAGCGATAA
- the LOC122279487 gene encoding uncharacterized protein LOC122279487, protein MGDLAIRCIPVTLQTLTMLPTLNYNHHQQTIPVFYVDKFSVNSFKVSNDVAVTGIWEADITVQNPNHKLKIFFDRIDNYMFYEDEVLTSSSLGGHLYLDTKAQDSFHVRLSRNTTLDENMLPKSTVNAMEQEYGDNGWVNFSFRMLAWTTLEYGSWWSRLKTMEVLCDNLKVGFVGATGNIGKSRADQPLGCAVYV, encoded by the exons ATGGGTGACCTGGCTATCCGCTGCATCCCGGTTACCCTCCAAACGTTAACAATGCTGCCTACCCTTAACTACAACCACCACCAGCAGA CAATCCCAGTTTTCTATGTTGACAAGTTCTCAGTTAACAGTTTCAAAGTCTCCAATGATGTCGCTGTGACGGGCATTTGGGAAGCCGACATTACTGTTCAAAATCCCAAccacaaactgaaaattttCTTTGATCGGATTGACAATTACATGTTTTACGAGGATGAAGTATTAACGTCATCCTCGCTTGGGGGGCATTTGTATCTGGATACAAAGGCACAAGACTCGTTTCATGTGAGGCTATCCAGGAATACCACGCTTGATGAAAACATGCTGCCTAAGTCGACAGTGAACGCCATGGAGCAGGAGTACGGGGACAACGGCTGGGTGAACTTTAGTTTTAGGATGCTGGCTTGGACAACCCTCGAATATGGATCATGGTGGAGTCGTCTGAAAACGATGGAAGTTCTTTGTGATAATCTGAAAGTTGGTTTTGTGGGTGCCACGGGCAATATTGGAAAATCTCGTGCAGACCAGCCTTTGGGGTGCGCAGTTTATGTGTGA
- the LOC122279948 gene encoding protein CHROMOSOME TRANSMISSION FIDELITY 7-like isoform X3, whose amino-acid sequence MPYTEGGRIILVLDGDPCVYKNKVEEVVKMMEIELGSGCTFHKSCKVYLFISSRRIAGCLIAEPIKQAFKLPSRSEDWGFDGTSIKRIESHKSATLQFGAISLKREVNKKAHSLACSEVLDGNLNGAIIYEREAVPAVCGIRAIWVTPSNRRKHIASQLVDAVRKSFCMGFVLERSQPTSAGKTLAVGYFGTRSFLVYKTNNLES is encoded by the exons ATGCCGTATACTGAAGGGGGTCGAATCATTTTGGTGTTAGATGGTGATCCTTGTGTTTATAAGAATAAG GTTGAGGAAGTGGTAAAGATGATGGAAATTGAGCTTGGAAGTGGATGTACATTCCATAAGAGCTGTAAG GTATATCTATTTATTTCCTCCCGAAGGATTGCCGGATGTCTAATTGCAGAACCGATAAAACAAGCATTCAAACTTCCATCACGCTCAGAGGATTGGGGATTTGATGGTACCTCTATTAAGAGAATAGAAAGCCATAAATCTGCTACTCTCCAATTTGGGGCTATTAGTTTGAAAAGGGAAGTCAATAAAAAAGCCCATTCCCTTGCTTGTTCTGAGGTGTTGGATGGGAATCTCAATGGAGCAATTATTTACGAAAGGGAAGCTGTCCCTGCTGTTTGTGGAATCAGAGCCATTTGGGTCACTCCGTCTAACAGAAGAAAACACATAGCGAGCCAATTAGTGGATGCTGTGAG GAAAAGTTTCTGCATGGGATTTGTCCTTGAACGCTCTCAGCCAACCTCAGCTGGAAAGACGTTGGCAGTTGGGTATTTTGGCACTCGATCTTTCTTGGTTTATAAAACCAACAATCTGGAGTCGTAG